Proteins found in one Dermacentor silvarum isolate Dsil-2018 chromosome 8, BIME_Dsil_1.4, whole genome shotgun sequence genomic segment:
- the LOC119460848 gene encoding zinc finger protein 260-like isoform X2, whose protein sequence is MVTNSMSLALRVPAQRLVEGSSIAGLSLNGGSGVPVTSSVGTVGTAEAAAVEHQAADTSTPGMAEGGEEKPRCPLCPFATDNMDEMNKHVALHQVAAVQQQQQQQQQQQQQQAAAAAAAAAAVAAACGMCPDGKETAVTLYGCGVCAKAFALKEELDEHMQSHASRLFSCAVCGAIFVDKEHLEGHMRTHAPPEVFSYGGPGKPPLCSSSSCPTAEGPRGKKRPFVCPTCGKAFRRKEHVERHLKMHTGERNFGCATCGKSFSQKVHLENHVRIHTGERPFSCHVCGKAFRRKEHIGRHMKTHTEGPKESKALVRLHKGPIATTTATATMVDPSAATTHRCPLCPFATTSVNDFCKHVVLHAEGRSNCTVCDKKEVVEPLEAPKPGPGVVTVATVAPPSPQRCGVCGETFGDVTALQCHIRSCHTEPAGATQLLWSCSFCGLVFSQKAQLDTHMAGHMAVSDRTPWTATARTVEPLAKPKERPYTCPTCAKTFCQKAHLENHLRIHTGERPFSCTVCGKAFRRKEHIGRHMRIHTGERPFCCPHCGKRFSQKVHLESHVRIHTGERPFSCSACGKTFTRKEHIERHIKTHTGERMFVCSSCGKSFNQKAHLESHMRTHTGERPFNCSPCGKTFRQKVQLERHSRTHAPQLLQMPPQQQAPQQQQQQQPGCSEEQQQQQRVPLCIPGCPTCGKAFCCHLEPGLNIRNLLGEAAAQQQQQQQQQQQQQQQQQQQQQQQCAVQDPVAKATAAAGPL, encoded by the exons ATGGTTACGAACTCGATGA GTCTTGCTTTGAGGGTGCCGGCGCAGCGTCTGGTAGAAGGCTCGTCCATCGCAGGCCTGTCACTGAACGGCGGCTCCGG GGTGCCCGTGACCAGCAGCGTCGGCACGGTGGGGACTGCTGAGGCCGCGGCCGTGGAGCACCAGGCAGCGGACACGTCGACACCCG GCATGGCGGAAGGTGGAGAGGAGAAGCCACGCTGCCCGCTGTGCCCGTTTGCCACGGACAACATGGACGAGATGAACAAGCACGTGGCCCTGCACCAAGTGGCAgctgtgcagcagcagcagcagcaacaacagcagcagcaacagcagcaggcggcagcggcagccgcggcggcagcagcggtggcggcggcgtgcGGCATGTGCCCAGATGGCAAGGAAACGGCGGTGACCCTGTACGGGTGCGGGGTGTGCGCCAAGGCTTTTGCCCTGAAGGAGGAGCTGGACGAGCACATGCAGAGCCACGCCAGCCGGCTGTTCAGCTGTGCAGTGTGTGGGGCGATATTCGTGGATAAGGAGCACTTGGAAGGGCACATGCGCACGCACGCCCCACCGGAGGTGTTTAGCTATGGCGGGCCGGGTAAGCCCCCCCTTTGCTCGTCGTCCTCTTGCCCGACCGCCGAGGGGCCTCGGGGCAAGAAGCGGCCCTTTGTGTGCCCCACGTGCGGCAAGGCATTCCGCCGCAAAGAGCACGTAGAGAGGCACTTGAAGATGCACACGGGGGAGCGTAACTTCGGCTGCGCCACGTGCGGCAAGTCGTTTAGTCAGAAGGTACACTTAGAGAATCACGTGCGGATACACACCGGCGAGCGGCCCTTCAGCTGCCACGTGTGCGGCAAGGCCTTCCGGCGCAAGGAACACATCGGCCGCCACATGAAGACACACACAG AGGGACCCAAGGAGTCCAAGGCCCTGGTGCGGCTCCACAAGGGACCCATTGCCACCACGACAGCCACGGCCACCATGGTGGACCCGTCTGCAGCCACCACGCACCGCTGCCCCCTCTGCCCCTTCGCAACAACCTCAGTGAATGACTTCTGCAAGCATGTGGTGCTGCATGCTGAGGGCCGCTCTAATTGCACTGTCTGTGACAAGAAAGAGGTGGTCGAGCCCCTTGAGGCCCCTAAGCCAGGACCTGGGGTGGTTACTGTGGCGACCGTGGCCCCACCTTCACCCCAACGCTGTGGCGTGTGTGGTGAGACATTTGGAGACGTCACTGCACTGCAGTGCCACATTCGCAGCTGCCACACGGAGCCCGCTGGTGCCACCCAGCTGCTTTGGAGCTGCTCCTTCTGTGGTCTCGTGTTTAGCCAGAAGGCCCAGCTGGACACACACATGGCTGGCCACATGGCTGTGAGCGATCGTACCCCGTGGACCGCGACAGCACGCACTGTAGAGCCACTAGCCAAGCCGAAGGAACGGCCCTACACGTGCCCGACGTGCGCAAAGACCTTCTGCCAGAAGGCCCACCTGGAGAACCACTTGCGCATCCACACGGGTGAACGCCCCTTCAGCTGCACCGTGTGCGGCAAGGCATTCCGGCGCAAAGAGCACATTGGACGCCACATGCGCATCCACACAGGGGAGCGGCCCTTCTGCTGCCCGCATTGCGGCAAGCGCTTCAGCCAGAAGGTGCACCTGGAGAGCCACGTGCGCATCCACACTGGGGAGCGGCCTTTCAGCTGCTCGGCCTGTGGCAAGACCTTCACTCGCAAGGAGCACATTGAGCGGCACATCAAGACACACACTGGTGAGCGCATGTTTGTCTGCTCGTCGTGTGGCAAGTCCTTCAACCAGAAGGCCCACCTGGAGAGCCACATGCGGACACACACAGGCGAGCGCCCCTTCAACTGCTCGCCGTGCGGCAAAACGTTCCGCCAGAAGGTGCAGCTGGAGCGCCACAGCCGTACCCATGCTCCGCAGCTTCTGCAGATGCCTCCTCAGCAGCAAGCacctcagcaacagcagcagcagcagcccggCTGCTCCGaggagcagcaacagcagcagagaGTGCCCCTGTGCATACCGGGCTGTCCGACATGTGGCAAGGCCTTCTGTTGCCACCTTGAGCCTGGGCTCAACATTCGCAACCTTCTGGGTGAAGCCgcagctcagcagcagcagcaacagcagcagcaacagcagcaacaacaacaacaacagcagcaacagcagcagcagtgtgcCGTGCAGGACCCAGTGGCCAAGGCAACTGCAGCTGCAGGGCCTCTGTAG
- the LOC119460848 gene encoding zinc finger protein 250-like isoform X3, giving the protein MAEGGEEKPRCPLCPFATDNMDEMNKHVALHQVAAVQQQQQQQQQQQQQQAAAAAAAAAAVAAACGMCPDGKETAVTLYGCGVCAKAFALKEELDEHMQSHASRLFSCAVCGAIFVDKEHLEGHMRTHAPPEVFSYGGPGKPPLCSSSSCPTAEGPRGKKRPFVCPTCGKAFRRKEHVERHLKMHTGERNFGCATCGKSFSQKVHLENHVRIHTGERPFSCHVCGKAFRRKEHIGRHMKTHTGERPFCCSVCAKPFGQRAHLLNHLTIHSGERPFSCATCQRTFRLREHAERHARTHAPPTEGPKESKALVRLHKGPIATTTATATMVDPSAATTHRCPLCPFATTSVNDFCKHVVLHAEGRSNCTVCDKKEVVEPLEAPKPGPGVVTVATVAPPSPQRCGVCGETFGDVTALQCHIRSCHTEPAGATQLLWSCSFCGLVFSQKAQLDTHMAGHMAVSDRTPWTATARTVEPLAKPKERPYTCPTCAKTFCQKAHLENHLRIHTGERPFSCTVCGKAFRRKEHIGRHMRIHTGERPFCCPHCGKRFSQKVHLESHVRIHTGERPFSCSACGKTFTRKEHIERHIKTHTGERMFVCSSCGKSFNQKAHLESHMRTHTGERPFNCSPCGKTFRQKVQLERHSRTHAPQLLQMPPQQQAPQQQQQQQPGCSEEQQQQQRVPLCIPGCPTCGKAFCCHLEPGLNIRNLLGEAAAQQQQQQQQQQQQQQQQQQQQQQQCAVQDPVAKATAAAGPL; this is encoded by the exons ATGGCGGAAGGTGGAGAGGAGAAGCCACGCTGCCCGCTGTGCCCGTTTGCCACGGACAACATGGACGAGATGAACAAGCACGTGGCCCTGCACCAAGTGGCAgctgtgcagcagcagcagcagcaacaacagcagcagcaacagcagcaggcggcagcggcagccgcggcggcagcagcggtggcggcggcgtgcGGCATGTGCCCAGATGGCAAGGAAACGGCGGTGACCCTGTACGGGTGCGGGGTGTGCGCCAAGGCTTTTGCCCTGAAGGAGGAGCTGGACGAGCACATGCAGAGCCACGCCAGCCGGCTGTTCAGCTGTGCAGTGTGTGGGGCGATATTCGTGGATAAGGAGCACTTGGAAGGGCACATGCGCACGCACGCCCCACCGGAGGTGTTTAGCTATGGCGGGCCGGGTAAGCCCCCCCTTTGCTCGTCGTCCTCTTGCCCGACCGCCGAGGGGCCTCGGGGCAAGAAGCGGCCCTTTGTGTGCCCCACGTGCGGCAAGGCATTCCGCCGCAAAGAGCACGTAGAGAGGCACTTGAAGATGCACACGGGGGAGCGTAACTTCGGCTGCGCCACGTGCGGCAAGTCGTTTAGTCAGAAGGTACACTTAGAGAATCACGTGCGGATACACACCGGCGAGCGGCCCTTCAGCTGCCACGTGTGCGGCAAGGCCTTCCGGCGCAAGGAACACATCGGCCGCCACATGAAGACACACACAGGTGAACGGCCCTTCTGCTGCTCTGTCTGCGCCAAGCCCTTTGGCCAGCGGGCCCACTTGCTCAACCACCTGACCATACATTCTGGAGAGCGCCCCTTTAGCTGCGCCACGTGCCAGCGCACCTTCCGCCTGAGGGAGCACGCGGAGCGCCACGCGCGCACCCACGCCCCGCCCACAG AGGGACCCAAGGAGTCCAAGGCCCTGGTGCGGCTCCACAAGGGACCCATTGCCACCACGACAGCCACGGCCACCATGGTGGACCCGTCTGCAGCCACCACGCACCGCTGCCCCCTCTGCCCCTTCGCAACAACCTCAGTGAATGACTTCTGCAAGCATGTGGTGCTGCATGCTGAGGGCCGCTCTAATTGCACTGTCTGTGACAAGAAAGAGGTGGTCGAGCCCCTTGAGGCCCCTAAGCCAGGACCTGGGGTGGTTACTGTGGCGACCGTGGCCCCACCTTCACCCCAACGCTGTGGCGTGTGTGGTGAGACATTTGGAGACGTCACTGCACTGCAGTGCCACATTCGCAGCTGCCACACGGAGCCCGCTGGTGCCACCCAGCTGCTTTGGAGCTGCTCCTTCTGTGGTCTCGTGTTTAGCCAGAAGGCCCAGCTGGACACACACATGGCTGGCCACATGGCTGTGAGCGATCGTACCCCGTGGACCGCGACAGCACGCACTGTAGAGCCACTAGCCAAGCCGAAGGAACGGCCCTACACGTGCCCGACGTGCGCAAAGACCTTCTGCCAGAAGGCCCACCTGGAGAACCACTTGCGCATCCACACGGGTGAACGCCCCTTCAGCTGCACCGTGTGCGGCAAGGCATTCCGGCGCAAAGAGCACATTGGACGCCACATGCGCATCCACACAGGGGAGCGGCCCTTCTGCTGCCCGCATTGCGGCAAGCGCTTCAGCCAGAAGGTGCACCTGGAGAGCCACGTGCGCATCCACACTGGGGAGCGGCCTTTCAGCTGCTCGGCCTGTGGCAAGACCTTCACTCGCAAGGAGCACATTGAGCGGCACATCAAGACACACACTGGTGAGCGCATGTTTGTCTGCTCGTCGTGTGGCAAGTCCTTCAACCAGAAGGCCCACCTGGAGAGCCACATGCGGACACACACAGGCGAGCGCCCCTTCAACTGCTCGCCGTGCGGCAAAACGTTCCGCCAGAAGGTGCAGCTGGAGCGCCACAGCCGTACCCATGCTCCGCAGCTTCTGCAGATGCCTCCTCAGCAGCAAGCacctcagcaacagcagcagcagcagcccggCTGCTCCGaggagcagcaacagcagcagagaGTGCCCCTGTGCATACCGGGCTGTCCGACATGTGGCAAGGCCTTCTGTTGCCACCTTGAGCCTGGGCTCAACATTCGCAACCTTCTGGGTGAAGCCgcagctcagcagcagcagcaacagcagcagcaacagcagcaacaacaacaacaacagcagcaacagcagcagcagtgtgcCGTGCAGGACCCAGTGGCCAAGGCAACTGCAGCTGCAGGGCCTCTGTAG
- the LOC119460858 gene encoding UPF0389 protein CG9231 → MAASVLFAVSISQRAATFLPCVRRCASRPAAALFALQSKVRFFSDDRASSASRLTERKTNAYDKWILALYKKYPKGQVPDFVPSGVLEKTRNKARIHLNLILAFLTLMGAFLAASSGRRRHERGDSIAKMNLEWHEKQKGS, encoded by the exons atggcggcgtccGTGCTGTTCGCAGTTTCTATTTCGCAGAGGGCGGCTACTTTTTTACCGTGCGTACGCCGTTGCGCTTCAAGGCCAGCGGCGGCACTTTTCGCACTCCAGTCAAAAGTTCGCTTCTTCAGCGATGATCGTGCGTCCTCTGCAAGCC GTCTGACGGAGCGCAAGACCAATGCTTACGATAAATGGATATTGGCTCTATACAAGAAATATCCAAAGGGGCAGGTTCCAGACTTTGTTCC GTCTGGTGTCCTGGAGAAGACGCGCAACAAGGCGCGAATCCACTTGAACCTAATTTTGGCGTTCTTAACTCTCATGGGTGCATTTCTCGCTGCTTCGTCGGGACGACGGCGACATGAGCGCGGCGACAGCATTGCCAAGATGAACCTGGAATGGCACGAAAAACAGAAAGGCTCGTAA
- the LOC119460848 gene encoding zinc finger protein 628-like isoform X4, whose product MVTNSMSLALRVPAQRLVEGSSIAGLSLNGGSGVPVTSSVGTVGTAEAAAVEHQAADTSTPGMAEGGEEKPRCPLCPFATDNMDEMNKHVALHQVAAVQQQQQQQQQQQQQQAAAAAAAAAAVAAACGMCPDGKETAVTLYGCGVCAKAFALKEELDEHMQSHASRLFSCAVCGAIFVDKEHLEGHMRTHAPPEVFSYGGPEGPKESKALVRLHKGPIATTTATATMVDPSAATTHRCPLCPFATTSVNDFCKHVVLHAEGRSNCTVCDKKEVVEPLEAPKPGPGVVTVATVAPPSPQRCGVCGETFGDVTALQCHIRSCHTEPAGATQLLWSCSFCGLVFSQKAQLDTHMAGHMAVSDRTPWTATARTVEPLAKPKERPYTCPTCAKTFCQKAHLENHLRIHTGERPFSCTVCGKAFRRKEHIGRHMRIHTGERPFCCPHCGKRFSQKVHLESHVRIHTGERPFSCSACGKTFTRKEHIERHIKTHTGERMFVCSSCGKSFNQKAHLESHMRTHTGERPFNCSPCGKTFRQKVQLERHSRTHAPQLLQMPPQQQAPQQQQQQQPGCSEEQQQQQRVPLCIPGCPTCGKAFCCHLEPGLNIRNLLGEAAAQQQQQQQQQQQQQQQQQQQQQQQCAVQDPVAKATAAAGPL is encoded by the exons ATGGTTACGAACTCGATGA GTCTTGCTTTGAGGGTGCCGGCGCAGCGTCTGGTAGAAGGCTCGTCCATCGCAGGCCTGTCACTGAACGGCGGCTCCGG GGTGCCCGTGACCAGCAGCGTCGGCACGGTGGGGACTGCTGAGGCCGCGGCCGTGGAGCACCAGGCAGCGGACACGTCGACACCCG GCATGGCGGAAGGTGGAGAGGAGAAGCCACGCTGCCCGCTGTGCCCGTTTGCCACGGACAACATGGACGAGATGAACAAGCACGTGGCCCTGCACCAAGTGGCAgctgtgcagcagcagcagcagcaacaacagcagcagcaacagcagcaggcggcagcggcagccgcggcggcagcagcggtggcggcggcgtgcGGCATGTGCCCAGATGGCAAGGAAACGGCGGTGACCCTGTACGGGTGCGGGGTGTGCGCCAAGGCTTTTGCCCTGAAGGAGGAGCTGGACGAGCACATGCAGAGCCACGCCAGCCGGCTGTTCAGCTGTGCAGTGTGTGGGGCGATATTCGTGGATAAGGAGCACTTGGAAGGGCACATGCGCACGCACGCCCCACCGGAGGTGTTTAGCTATGGCGGGCCGG AGGGACCCAAGGAGTCCAAGGCCCTGGTGCGGCTCCACAAGGGACCCATTGCCACCACGACAGCCACGGCCACCATGGTGGACCCGTCTGCAGCCACCACGCACCGCTGCCCCCTCTGCCCCTTCGCAACAACCTCAGTGAATGACTTCTGCAAGCATGTGGTGCTGCATGCTGAGGGCCGCTCTAATTGCACTGTCTGTGACAAGAAAGAGGTGGTCGAGCCCCTTGAGGCCCCTAAGCCAGGACCTGGGGTGGTTACTGTGGCGACCGTGGCCCCACCTTCACCCCAACGCTGTGGCGTGTGTGGTGAGACATTTGGAGACGTCACTGCACTGCAGTGCCACATTCGCAGCTGCCACACGGAGCCCGCTGGTGCCACCCAGCTGCTTTGGAGCTGCTCCTTCTGTGGTCTCGTGTTTAGCCAGAAGGCCCAGCTGGACACACACATGGCTGGCCACATGGCTGTGAGCGATCGTACCCCGTGGACCGCGACAGCACGCACTGTAGAGCCACTAGCCAAGCCGAAGGAACGGCCCTACACGTGCCCGACGTGCGCAAAGACCTTCTGCCAGAAGGCCCACCTGGAGAACCACTTGCGCATCCACACGGGTGAACGCCCCTTCAGCTGCACCGTGTGCGGCAAGGCATTCCGGCGCAAAGAGCACATTGGACGCCACATGCGCATCCACACAGGGGAGCGGCCCTTCTGCTGCCCGCATTGCGGCAAGCGCTTCAGCCAGAAGGTGCACCTGGAGAGCCACGTGCGCATCCACACTGGGGAGCGGCCTTTCAGCTGCTCGGCCTGTGGCAAGACCTTCACTCGCAAGGAGCACATTGAGCGGCACATCAAGACACACACTGGTGAGCGCATGTTTGTCTGCTCGTCGTGTGGCAAGTCCTTCAACCAGAAGGCCCACCTGGAGAGCCACATGCGGACACACACAGGCGAGCGCCCCTTCAACTGCTCGCCGTGCGGCAAAACGTTCCGCCAGAAGGTGCAGCTGGAGCGCCACAGCCGTACCCATGCTCCGCAGCTTCTGCAGATGCCTCCTCAGCAGCAAGCacctcagcaacagcagcagcagcagcccggCTGCTCCGaggagcagcaacagcagcagagaGTGCCCCTGTGCATACCGGGCTGTCCGACATGTGGCAAGGCCTTCTGTTGCCACCTTGAGCCTGGGCTCAACATTCGCAACCTTCTGGGTGAAGCCgcagctcagcagcagcagcaacagcagcagcaacagcagcaacaacaacaacaacagcagcaacagcagcagcagtgtgcCGTGCAGGACCCAGTGGCCAAGGCAACTGCAGCTGCAGGGCCTCTGTAG
- the LOC119460848 gene encoding zinc finger protein 467-like isoform X1, with amino-acid sequence MVTNSMSLALRVPAQRLVEGSSIAGLSLNGGSGVPVTSSVGTVGTAEAAAVEHQAADTSTPGMAEGGEEKPRCPLCPFATDNMDEMNKHVALHQVAAVQQQQQQQQQQQQQQAAAAAAAAAAVAAACGMCPDGKETAVTLYGCGVCAKAFALKEELDEHMQSHASRLFSCAVCGAIFVDKEHLEGHMRTHAPPEVFSYGGPGKPPLCSSSSCPTAEGPRGKKRPFVCPTCGKAFRRKEHVERHLKMHTGERNFGCATCGKSFSQKVHLENHVRIHTGERPFSCHVCGKAFRRKEHIGRHMKTHTGERPFCCSVCAKPFGQRAHLLNHLTIHSGERPFSCATCQRTFRLREHAERHARTHAPPTEGPKESKALVRLHKGPIATTTATATMVDPSAATTHRCPLCPFATTSVNDFCKHVVLHAEGRSNCTVCDKKEVVEPLEAPKPGPGVVTVATVAPPSPQRCGVCGETFGDVTALQCHIRSCHTEPAGATQLLWSCSFCGLVFSQKAQLDTHMAGHMAVSDRTPWTATARTVEPLAKPKERPYTCPTCAKTFCQKAHLENHLRIHTGERPFSCTVCGKAFRRKEHIGRHMRIHTGERPFCCPHCGKRFSQKVHLESHVRIHTGERPFSCSACGKTFTRKEHIERHIKTHTGERMFVCSSCGKSFNQKAHLESHMRTHTGERPFNCSPCGKTFRQKVQLERHSRTHAPQLLQMPPQQQAPQQQQQQQPGCSEEQQQQQRVPLCIPGCPTCGKAFCCHLEPGLNIRNLLGEAAAQQQQQQQQQQQQQQQQQQQQQQQCAVQDPVAKATAAAGPL; translated from the exons ATGGTTACGAACTCGATGA GTCTTGCTTTGAGGGTGCCGGCGCAGCGTCTGGTAGAAGGCTCGTCCATCGCAGGCCTGTCACTGAACGGCGGCTCCGG GGTGCCCGTGACCAGCAGCGTCGGCACGGTGGGGACTGCTGAGGCCGCGGCCGTGGAGCACCAGGCAGCGGACACGTCGACACCCG GCATGGCGGAAGGTGGAGAGGAGAAGCCACGCTGCCCGCTGTGCCCGTTTGCCACGGACAACATGGACGAGATGAACAAGCACGTGGCCCTGCACCAAGTGGCAgctgtgcagcagcagcagcagcaacaacagcagcagcaacagcagcaggcggcagcggcagccgcggcggcagcagcggtggcggcggcgtgcGGCATGTGCCCAGATGGCAAGGAAACGGCGGTGACCCTGTACGGGTGCGGGGTGTGCGCCAAGGCTTTTGCCCTGAAGGAGGAGCTGGACGAGCACATGCAGAGCCACGCCAGCCGGCTGTTCAGCTGTGCAGTGTGTGGGGCGATATTCGTGGATAAGGAGCACTTGGAAGGGCACATGCGCACGCACGCCCCACCGGAGGTGTTTAGCTATGGCGGGCCGGGTAAGCCCCCCCTTTGCTCGTCGTCCTCTTGCCCGACCGCCGAGGGGCCTCGGGGCAAGAAGCGGCCCTTTGTGTGCCCCACGTGCGGCAAGGCATTCCGCCGCAAAGAGCACGTAGAGAGGCACTTGAAGATGCACACGGGGGAGCGTAACTTCGGCTGCGCCACGTGCGGCAAGTCGTTTAGTCAGAAGGTACACTTAGAGAATCACGTGCGGATACACACCGGCGAGCGGCCCTTCAGCTGCCACGTGTGCGGCAAGGCCTTCCGGCGCAAGGAACACATCGGCCGCCACATGAAGACACACACAGGTGAACGGCCCTTCTGCTGCTCTGTCTGCGCCAAGCCCTTTGGCCAGCGGGCCCACTTGCTCAACCACCTGACCATACATTCTGGAGAGCGCCCCTTTAGCTGCGCCACGTGCCAGCGCACCTTCCGCCTGAGGGAGCACGCGGAGCGCCACGCGCGCACCCACGCCCCGCCCACAG AGGGACCCAAGGAGTCCAAGGCCCTGGTGCGGCTCCACAAGGGACCCATTGCCACCACGACAGCCACGGCCACCATGGTGGACCCGTCTGCAGCCACCACGCACCGCTGCCCCCTCTGCCCCTTCGCAACAACCTCAGTGAATGACTTCTGCAAGCATGTGGTGCTGCATGCTGAGGGCCGCTCTAATTGCACTGTCTGTGACAAGAAAGAGGTGGTCGAGCCCCTTGAGGCCCCTAAGCCAGGACCTGGGGTGGTTACTGTGGCGACCGTGGCCCCACCTTCACCCCAACGCTGTGGCGTGTGTGGTGAGACATTTGGAGACGTCACTGCACTGCAGTGCCACATTCGCAGCTGCCACACGGAGCCCGCTGGTGCCACCCAGCTGCTTTGGAGCTGCTCCTTCTGTGGTCTCGTGTTTAGCCAGAAGGCCCAGCTGGACACACACATGGCTGGCCACATGGCTGTGAGCGATCGTACCCCGTGGACCGCGACAGCACGCACTGTAGAGCCACTAGCCAAGCCGAAGGAACGGCCCTACACGTGCCCGACGTGCGCAAAGACCTTCTGCCAGAAGGCCCACCTGGAGAACCACTTGCGCATCCACACGGGTGAACGCCCCTTCAGCTGCACCGTGTGCGGCAAGGCATTCCGGCGCAAAGAGCACATTGGACGCCACATGCGCATCCACACAGGGGAGCGGCCCTTCTGCTGCCCGCATTGCGGCAAGCGCTTCAGCCAGAAGGTGCACCTGGAGAGCCACGTGCGCATCCACACTGGGGAGCGGCCTTTCAGCTGCTCGGCCTGTGGCAAGACCTTCACTCGCAAGGAGCACATTGAGCGGCACATCAAGACACACACTGGTGAGCGCATGTTTGTCTGCTCGTCGTGTGGCAAGTCCTTCAACCAGAAGGCCCACCTGGAGAGCCACATGCGGACACACACAGGCGAGCGCCCCTTCAACTGCTCGCCGTGCGGCAAAACGTTCCGCCAGAAGGTGCAGCTGGAGCGCCACAGCCGTACCCATGCTCCGCAGCTTCTGCAGATGCCTCCTCAGCAGCAAGCacctcagcaacagcagcagcagcagcccggCTGCTCCGaggagcagcaacagcagcagagaGTGCCCCTGTGCATACCGGGCTGTCCGACATGTGGCAAGGCCTTCTGTTGCCACCTTGAGCCTGGGCTCAACATTCGCAACCTTCTGGGTGAAGCCgcagctcagcagcagcagcaacagcagcagcaacagcagcaacaacaacaacaacagcagcaacagcagcagcagtgtgcCGTGCAGGACCCAGTGGCCAAGGCAACTGCAGCTGCAGGGCCTCTGTAG